The Arthrobacter sp. PM3 genome contains the following window.
AAAGCGTGACATTCATCAACAACGGCATGGGTGCTCCGCATACGGTCACCTTCGGCAAAGAGCCGGCCGACATTTTCGCGCCGCTCGGCAATCCTGCCGCCTACGCCGGCGGGGACCTCAGCTCCGGGCTGATGCCTCCGGGCAGCCGTTACACCGTGACCTTCACGAAGGCCGGTGAGTTCGACTACATCTGCGCCCTGCACGACTTCATGGGCATGGTGGGAACGGTCGAAGTCCGCGACTAGCCGGCCGGCGCCGCATCAGCCCACAGCGGTGCGGGCTACTTCCACCAGGTGTCGAAAATCGTGACCGGAACCGTGCGCTTGTGGCGGGTCCTGAGGTACATCCCCTCGATCCGTTCAGCCACGGCCTCCGGCACGTCACGGCCCTCGAGGTAGTCGTCGATCTGGTCGTAGCCGACGCCGAGTTCGTCCTCGTCGGTCCGGCCGGGCTGGCCGTCCAGCAGATCGGCCGTGGGAACCTTTTCCCAGATGCGGGCCGGGGCGCCCAGCTCGGCGAGCAGGGCCCTGTTTTGGCGCTTATTCAGCCCGAACAAGGGCAGGATGTCCGCGCCGCCGTCACCGTACTTGGTGAAGAACCCGGTGACCGATTCGGCTCCGTGGTCGGTGCCGATGACAAGGTAGTTGTGTTCGCCGGCCAGGGCGTACTGGGCGATCATCCGGGTGCGGGCCTTGGTGTTGCCCTTGTGGAAATCGGAGATCCCGTTCCCGACGGTTTTCTCGAATTCGTCCTCGAAACCGTCCACGGCGGCCGAAATGTTGAACGTCCATTCGGTCTTGGCCCGGATGAAGTCCAGGGCCGCCTGGGCATCGTCCTCGTCGTGCTGGACGCCGTAGGGGAGCCGGACGGCCACGAAGTTCGCGTCGACGCCCTCGGCCTCGAGTTCCTCCACGGCCAGCTGGGCCAGCCGCCCGGCCAGGGACGAGTCAAGTCCGCCCGAGATGCCCAGCACAAAG
Protein-coding sequences here:
- the nadE gene encoding ammonia-dependent NAD(+) synthetase — protein: MRELQAKIIEEMGVQPRIDPAGEVRKRVTFLKEYLTATRTKGFVLGISGGLDSSLAGRLAQLAVEELEAEGVDANFVAVRLPYGVQHDEDDAQAALDFIRAKTEWTFNISAAVDGFEDEFEKTVGNGISDFHKGNTKARTRMIAQYALAGEHNYLVIGTDHGAESVTGFFTKYGDGGADILPLFGLNKRQNRALLAELGAPARIWEKVPTADLLDGQPGRTDEDELGVGYDQIDDYLEGRDVPEAVAERIEGMYLRTRHKRTVPVTIFDTWWK